Part of the Halomicrobium zhouii genome is shown below.
TCAAATCCGGCCCTTGGCTTCCTGCGACGAACGAACACGAGGAGCGGCAGCCACGCCGGTTTGAACCCTGGGACGAGCGAAGCGAAGTCCCTCCGGTTCAAATCCGGCCCTTGGCTTCCTGCGACGAACGAACACGAGGAGCGGAAGCCACGCATGCGTACGCTGATCGTCGGGCCGTCTCACCTGGGGCTGTGATGGTTGATCAAGACCTTGATTGGCTCGAGGAGTGACTTGGGGATCTACCGTGACCGACATTCGAATGGGTCGCAAAATTCATCAAATGTCTGTGCAATTTCGCGTCCTATTCTAATGCTGACTCATGTGGGGAGATCGGGGACGAACACATGTAATCCGTGGGAATCGGCCACTATAGTGGTGGAACACGGCCTGATTCCCCGGTGCGCAACGAACGAACATGAGTTTCCTCGGCGAACTCGTGATTTACGCGGAGCGGGCTGCGGAATTCGTTCCGGGAGGAGCTGTCCACAGCGGAATCGGATGGGCGAGTGCATATTCGTTCGATACGGGACTGCCACCGTTCGTAGTACTATCGTTCACGAGGGTGGCCTATCATAATCTTTCAACACGCCGTGAGTCGCCGATCTGGTGTCTCCGGAATGTAGGTCGGTGTTTCGTACTCAGTTGTGGTGGGAATTGTCCTGGCAAGATTTTTAGATATAAGATTCACAGGTAGTAACGAAAGCTGATACTATGGTGTCTATCCGTGGGTGCAGCATTGTACCGACTGGGGTGGCGTTATCCGATACAACGATCCAGGTCGATCTGATCGATCTGATCGATGTGATTACTGTGGTGAGATCGGTGACGTCGGTATCGTGAAATTCGACTGTCTTCCTCCCACGCTTCTCAGCGGATAGAACGCAATCGAGTAACGGTTTTTGCGATTACTCGGCACTCCTTGAGAGTTCGAGCATCACACTTCTCACTCGATGGCCGATACCACGGCGGTCTCCGGTTGGTGGCGACGATATCGGGTTACGACGCTCTCCGTGTCCGGTGGTTTGCGAGCATCCTGCGGTTATTTCGGACGGTGGGTTGGGTGTGTCGCGGGGGTACTTCGTAGAGATTCCTGCGACGTGAAGATTCGGCCGTCAGAATCCACTACAGAGGAAAATACGGGACTGGCGCGGTACTGGGCGCGACCCGTCTTTCGAAAGCCTATCACAGATTTAAGGCTGTTATTTCTCTCGGCGGCGAGAACGGGTCGACCCGTCGATCCCCCGCCTCGTGGCCGTACACGTTCGTTCGATATACTCGCAGGCTCGGTGAAAATGCGGAAAAACACCTATCGAACGGTCGAGAGGCGGAATGACCGTGCAAATCGAACGTCCGGACGGGGGAGTGACGAGAGACTACGTCTGGTCGTTCGGGAATTGTAGCCGCTATCGACGGCGACCAACGGCCCCGTCGTTCTCGGTCAGCCGGTTCGCGACGTCCACCCCGACCGTCCGAAATAATCGAAGGGCTTACGACCGCACGGTCCATCACGATCGAATATGTCACACGGTGCGCCACCGCTGAAGACGATCCAACGAGCGTTCGAGATACTCGAACTGTTACGCGAGGGGAAGTCGGTCGGCGTCGCGGAGCTCGCACGGCGGATGGACCTCCCCAAGAGCACCGTTCACGATTACCTGCGGTCGCTCAATACGATGGGCTACGTCGTCAACGAGGGACAGGAGTACACGCTCAGCTTCCGCCTCCTGGAACTGGGTGGGCAGGTGAAATACAGCAATCGCCTGTTCCACGTCGCCAAGCCGGAACTGGACCGGCTCGTCGAGGTGACTGGGGAGCTGGCGAGCGTGAACGTCGAGGAGCGGGGGCACTTCGTCATCCTTCACGCCAAGTACGGGGACGAGTCGCTGCAGCTCGGTATCTATCCGGGGATGACGATCCCGATACACACCCACGCTGCGGGGAAGGTCATGCTGGCTGGCTTTCCCGACGAGAAGGTCGACCGCATCCTCGACGAACACGGGCTCGAACAGCGGACAGAACATACGATCACCGACCGCGACGAACTCGCGGCCGAACTGGACGCTATCGGTGAACGTGGGTATGGCGTGGACTGGAACGAGCAGATCGTCGGTATGGGCGTCGTCGCAGCGCCCGTCGAAATCGACGGTCGCGTGATCGGCGCTATCGGACTCGTCTGTCCGACCGACCGTCTCGACGACGTCGATTACCGGGCGGAACTCGTCCAGGAGGTGAAGAAGTCCGCCAATATCATCTCCGTCAACTACCAGTACTCGTAGAGCGGTGACGCATCGACGACGGGTGTTTGCGACCGTGGGCGTCGTTTCAGGTGGTACGGTGGGTCAGGGTCTGCAATGCGCTCGTAGCGATACCTGACGGTGGATTCGGACCTGTCGGTGTCCGGTGGGAACGTCCGAGCTACCGCCTTCCGAAAAGTATATCATTCCCGATCACAATTCTCGTGCCATGCCACGAACTACCAGGCGAGAGATACTCAAACGTGTTGGCGCAACGTCCGGTCTCGGTAGCGTTATGATCGCGGGATGTAGTAGCGACTCCGACGATGCGGGCGGCCAACAGACCACTGGTGGGGACACGACCGACGCCGGTACCGCGGGTAGCAGTGGTCCCGACGAACTCCACATCGGCGTCTTCGCGCCCTATACGGGACCGTTCGCCCCGTGGGGGAGTGCGCTAACGACCGGGTCGGAACTCGCGAAACAGGACCTCGAGGCGGAGTTCGACGTCTCGATAACCCTGAGCGAGTACGACACCGAGACGAACCCCAGCGCGGCCCAGGAACGGATCCAGCGGGCCGTCACCTCGGACGGGATCGACATGGCTCACGGCGGTATCTCGTCGGCAGTCTGTGGGTCCATCGGATCGTGGGCCTCGGACAACGGCGTCCCGTTCATCACACAGGGCGCTTCGGACACGCTCACCGGGGAGAGTTGCCAGCCGTACATGTTCAGGGCGTACCCGTCGAACACGATGATGGCCCGGGCCGTCGGCCAGCCGATGGCCGAGGAGGCAGACAGCTGGTACCTCCTGTACACGGACTACGTCTGGGGCCAGACCGCCCAGGAGATCATCGGAAGCGTTCTCGAGGAGAACGGTGCGACGGTCGCCGGCACGGACGCGGTTCCCGGCCCGGGTAATCAGGACTTCACGCAGTACATCAACAACGTGGAGAACTCCGACGCGGACGGCGTGGCCATGATCATTCCCGGCCTCGACGCTCGTGCGGCCGCGAGCCAGCTCCAGAACCGCGGCCTCCACGAGGCGTTGTCCGTGATGTTCCACCAGTTCGAGGACCAGGTCATGTGGGGCCTCAACCAGGAGGCCGCCTCGATGGTCGATCTGGGCCCGACGGGCTGGATCAACACCGTCGAGGGCGGCGAGGACTTCAAACAGCGCGTCGACGAGCAGGGGGAGACGGATCCGTTCTCGCGACAGTACATGGCGTACGTATCCACGGACCAGGCCGTCCGCGCGGCGATGCGCGCCGGCAGTGCGAACGGGGACGACGTTCGGGCGGCGCTCGAGGGCCACGAGATAACCGACAGTCCCGTCAACGATATCGTGCCGAACTCGACCCTCAAATGGCGCGCGTGCGACCACCAGCTCGTCCAGCCGACCCACGTCGTGCAGGCCCGCGACGCGAGCGAGATGACGAACGACCCGTACAAGCAGTGGTTCGAGGTTTCGAAGACCGTTGCTGGCGACCAGGTCGCCAGGAGCTGCGAAGAAACCGGCTGTAGCTTCTAACTCCATGGACGGAATCGGTATTCAGACGGTAGACCGGGATGCACTGCCCATCTCCCCGGGGGAACTAGTGACATCGTTGGTGCTGTTTGTCTTGCTCGCGCACGCGTTCGCCGTGCGACCGGGACTGTTCGTCGACCAGCTCGTCGGCGGGCTCGTGTACGGACTGATCCTGGTGCTGGTCGCCCTCGGCCTCTCGATCATCCTCGGGCTCCTCGGGGTCGTCAACTTCGCTCACGGCGCCTTCTTCATGATGGGGGCGTACCTGACGTTTCAGGTGCTGAACGTGTGGGGACTGCCGTTCTGGGCGACGCTGTTCGTCGTGCCGGTGGTGGTCGGCCTCGTCGGCATCGTGATCGAACGGGGTGTTCTCCAGTTCGTCTACGACGAGGACCCGCTCATCGGATTGCTGGCGACGTTCGGCATCGCCCTGATGATCGACGAGGCGACCCGTGCCATCTGGGGTGGGAGTCCACTGAGCGTCACGACGCCACAGATACTCGACAGCAGTATCGGTATTGGTGTCACGACGATCGCCAGGATGCGGCTGTTCTCCGTCCTCGTGAGCGTCGTCGTCATCGTCGCCGTCTACCTGCTGATCGAGCGGACCGACTTCGGACTCTCTGTCCGGGCGGGTGTGCTCGACCGCGAGATGGCCGAGTTCGTCGGCGTGAACATCCCCCTCCGCTTCGTCGTGATGTTCTTCATCGGGGCCGCCATCGCCGGCCTCGGTGGCGTCCTTCGGGGGGCCGAACTGGGGATGGACCTCGGGATGGGCAACCAGTTCATCATCCTCGCGTTCGTCGTCGTCGTCGTCGGTGGCGTCGGGAGCCTCTTCGGTAGCGTCGTCTCCGGTATCCTCATCGGTGAAGCGACGTTCCTGACGCCACTCGTCCTGCGAACGCTCTCGGAGACGACGAACGTCGAGGCCCTCAACGTCTCCGGCATCGGCGGGCTCATGCCCTTCCTCGTGATGATCGTCGTGTTACTCGTCCGACCGCGTGGACTGTTCGGACAGGAGGGGTTCATGGAATGAGCGGCGACACCTCGCAGACCGAACCTACCCAGCGATTGCCCGACTCACTGACCGACGGAAGATTCGAACAGTGGCGGGTCCCGCTCGGCTTGCTCGCCCTCGTCGTCTTGCTGCGTCCGGTCATCGGCCACGAGTTCCTGCTCAACTATCCACCGTTCGCGAACACCATCCTCGTCTGGATGTTGTTCGCCGCGTCGTTCAACGTCCTCCTGGGGTACACCGGCCTGCTGTCGTTCGGCCACGGCATGTTCCTCGGATTCGGGGCGTACGGTGCCGCGATCGGGTTGACGCGGTTCGACCTCCCGTTCACCGTCTCCGCCGTGATCGGACTCGCCGTCGCGGCCGTGGTCGCCTACCTCATCGGGCGGATCATCGCCCAGCGGGGCGAGATATACTTCGCGATGCTGACGCTCGCGTTCGCCAAGGCCGCTCACTTCATCGCGAACCAGAACTACGGCGGCCTCACGGGCGGTTCGACGGGCATCGTCGGGGTGCTCCCGTCCTGGATAGAGACCCAGCGCGGGGTGAAGTACGTCGCCACCGGAGGGTTCCAGTTCGACTGGTACTACCTCCTCGGGACGGTTTTCGTCCTCGCCACGCTGGCGCTCTGGCAGATCGCACGGTCGCCGTTCGGTCGCTCGCTCGTCGCCGTCCGCGAGAACGAGGAACTGGCCCGTGCAGTCGGGATCGACGACACGCGGTACAAGATCTGGTCGTTCACGTTTAGCGGCGTGTTTGCGGCACTGGCCGGCGTCCTGTACGCGATCAACAATCAGGGTTCCTCGCTGTCGACACTCACGGTCGAAACGAGCGGCGACATCATCCTGATGACGATCCTCGGTGGGGCGAACTACTTCTTCGGCCCGCTGGCCGGCGTGTTCGTCTGGCTGTTCTCCGAGGAGTTCCTCATCGAGTTCGAGACGCTGGTGCTGCCGCTCGCGGAGTACCCGCTCGTCACCATCGAACTCGGCGGCCTGCTGTCGTACTGGCAGTTCTTCCTCGGGCTCCTGTTCGTCATCTCCGTGCTCGTCGCGCCACGGGAGGGCCTGTGGGGCCTGTTCAGGAGCGGGATCGGTGGACTGTACGACCGCGTCAGGGGTGGTCGTGAATGAGTGACACTGCGAGGACCGCCCGGTCCGCCGACGTCGTGCTAGAGACCGAAGGACTGACCAAGCAGTTCGGCGGCCTGACGGCGCTCGAACACGTCGACCTGGCCGTCGAACGGGGCGAACTTCACGCCATCATCGGTCCGAACGGCGCCGGAAAGACCACGCTGTTCAACACCATCACCGGTGCGCTCGAGCCGACGGCGGGAACCGTCTGGTTCGACGGCGAGGACGTGACGGAGATGGCACAGGAGAAGCGTCCCCACCGCGGCCTCGCGCGGTCGTTCCAGTCGAACCAGCTGTTCGCGGACCTCAGTGTGCTCGAGAACGTCCGAATCGTCGTTCAGACGGCTCGTTCCGGACGTTTCGGGCTCGACCTGCTCGGGAACGGGCGGGCGAAGTACCGCGAACAGGCGTTCGAGTACCTCGAGCGGGTCGGGCTCGACGGAGTGCACACCGCGCTGGCCAAGAACCTCTCGCACGGGGATCAGCGCCGACTCGGCATCGCCATCTCGCTGGCGACGGACCCGTCGGTGCTCCTCCTCGACGAGCCTACCAGCGGCATGGGCCCGACAGAGACCCAGGAGACGGCGGAGATGATCGACGAACTGCGACAGGACCTCGACCTCACGGTCCTCCTGATCGAACACGACATGGACATCGTGCTCTCGATGAGTGACCGCATCACCGTTCTCAACCAGGGAGAGGTCCTCGCCACGGACAGTCCCGGGGCGGTCCAGGAGAACGAAGACGTCCAGAACGCGTATCTCGGCGGCATGCGGGAGGAACTATGACACTACTGGAGATCGACGGAGTCGAGGCGGGATACGAGACGGGACAGGTACTGTTCGGCGTCGACATCGACGTGGAGCGCGACGAAGTCGTCTCGCTGCTCGGCCGGAACGGCGCCGGGAAGACGACCACCATGCGCGCCGTCGTCGGTGCGGACGTCCCGAACGTCCGCAGTGGTTCGATCACGTTCGATGGGCACGACCTCCTGGCGACGCCGAACTATCAGATCCCGCGGCTCGGACTCACCATCGTTCCCGAGGGTCGACGGTGCTTCGAGGACCTCACCATCGAGGAGAACATCCGACTCGGGGCGAACCACGTCGACGACCCGCTCCCGATGGCGTCCGTCTTCGACCAGTTCCCGGAACTCGACGAGATGCGGGACCGGCCCGCGCGGAACCTGAGTGGCGGTGAGAAACAGATGCTCGCCATCGCTCGCAGCCTCGTGGCGAATCCGCAGATGATACTGCTCGACGAGCCCTGCGAGGGACTCGCCCCGTACATCGTCCGGCGTATCGAATCGATAATCGAGGAGATCAGCCAGGAGCGCAACGTCACCGTGTTGCTGGTCGAACAGAACGTCGCCGTGGCGCTCGCGGTCGCGGACCGTCACTACATCCTCGACGAAGGTCGGATCGTCGAGGTCGTCTCGACGGAACGACTTCGCGAGGACGAGACGTTGCGACAGGAGTACCTCGGTGTGTGACGTCTGACCTGGGATCCGTGACGATCCCTCGCTGACCAGTTTCGCCCGGCTCACCCGGCGCGTCGCCGCATAGCCGTCGGTACGCCGCCCCTTGTTCCTTGGTAACATACCGCCAGATTAAATACGGCCGACGGATACGTATCGATCGATGGATATCGAAATCGACAGTCTCGCGGTCCTCGGAGCCGGCAGTATGGGTCACGGCATCGCGGAAGTTGCCGCCATGGCCGGCTACGACGTCGTCCTCCGCGACGTCGAGGACGACCTCGTACAAGACGGGTACGACCAGATAGAGTGGAGCCTCGACAAACTCGCCGAGAAGGGACAGCTCGACGCCGACCCGGAGGACGTGCTCGGACGCGTCTCGACGGCCGTCGAACTGGAGGCGGCCGTCGCCGACGCCGACCTCGTCATCGAGGCCGCACCGGAAGACCTCGACCTGAAACAGTCCGTCTTCGCCGAAGTCGACGAGGCCGCGCCCGACGACGCCATCATCGCGACGAACACGTCGAGTCTCCGAATCGGCGACATCGCGGCGGCGACGGACCGGCCCGAGCGGTGCTGCGGGATGCACTTTTTTAACCCACCGGTGAAGATGGACCTCGTCGAGGTCGTCGGCGGCGAAGCGACGGCGGACGACGTCGTCGACGCGGCCTACGAGTTCGTCGAGTCGCTGGACAAGACGCCGATCCGCGTCCGCAAGGACGTCCCGCAGTTCGTCGTCAACAACGTACTGACGCCGTACATGGGCGAGGCCGGCTTCATGCTCGACGAGGGCGCAGACGACGTTCGGGCGGTCGACGCGGCGATGGTGTTCCGGCGCGGCTACCCGATGGGCCCCTTCGAACTCAACGACTTCGGCGGGCTCGACGTGTTCGCCCACACGCGAGAGCAGTGGGACGACCCGGTCCCCGAGTCGATCAGCTCCCGGGTCGAGGCCGGTGACGTCGGGCGGAAGGCCGGCGCGGGCTTCTACGAGTACGAGGACGGTCCCGGTGCGGACTACGAACCGACGCAGGGCGACGGCGTCGACACGCTCCGCATCGAGGCGCGGATGATAAACGAGGCGGCGCGGCTCGTCGGCCAGGACGTCGCGACGCCGGAAGACATCGACGTCGGCATGCGCCTCGGGGGCGGCCTCCCCGAGGGGACGTGCCGGACCGCGGACAAGCTCGGCCTCGACGTCGCCCTCGACAAGCTCAGGGAACTCCACGACGCCACGGGCGCCGAACGGTACGAGCCGGCCGACTATCTCGTCGAGCGCGTCGAATCGGGCCACACCGGCGAGGCGGCGGGACGGGGGTTCTACGACTATCGCGACGGCGGCCCGTACCACTACGTCAGCCACGAACTCACCGACGACGGCGTACTCTCGGTCGTCTTCGACCGCGAGGAGCGGCTCAACGCCTTCTCGACGGACATGTTCGACGAGGTCCAGCGCCTCCTCGAGACCGTCGACCAGGACGACGTCGCCTGCGTCGTCTTCGAGGGCGCCGGCGACCGAGCGTTCAGCGCGGGCGCGGACATCACCGGCTTCACGACGGCCGATCCGACGGACCTGATGCACGTCGACGAATCCATCGAGACAGTGTACGAGTTCCCACGACCGACGGTCGCCAAGATTGACGGCTTCTGCCTCGGGGCTGGCCTCGAACTGACGCTGGCCTGTGACATCCGCATCGCTGCCGAGGGGTCCACCCTCGGCAGCCCGGAGGTCGACCTCGGCCTCATCCCCGGCGGCGGCGGGACCCAGCGGCTGGTTCGCCTGGTCGGCGAACCGCGCGCGAAGGAACTGGTCTTCCGCGGGATGCACATCTCCGCCGAACAGGCGGCCGACTGGGGCATCCTCAACCGGGCCGTCCCGGACGAGGAGTTCGAGGCAGCAGTCGACGAGGTGGTCTCGGACCTGGTCGATGGACCTCGAACCGCCCTCGAAGTCGCCAAACAGGTCATCAACGAGGGACAGAACGCGAGCCTGGAGACCGCCCTCTCCCTGGAGAGCCAGGGCTTCGGCCTGCTGACCACGACCGACGACATGCTAGAGGGCGTCGCCGCGTTCAACGACGACCGCGAACCGGAGTTCAGCGATGACTGACCGCGACCACGAAAATTCAAGACGGTGTGGTCCGTGTGCGCAAGTGTCTGAACCCATGTCTGAACGAGGAACGGACGGTGGCCGTCCCGAACGCGAGGCGATCTCCTCGTGACGCGGACCGTCGGCATCGTCGGTGGCGGACACACTCGCTGGGGAGACCGCGAGGCGACCTACAAGGACCTCATCCAGGAGGCCGGCAAGGCGACGTTCGACGACGTCTCCGGCGTGAGTCCCGGGGACATCGAGGGGCTGTTCGTCGGCTCGGTGCAGCCCGAACGGTTCGCCTTCCAGACCCACGTCGCGCCCATGGTCGCCGAACTGCTCGGCATCGCGCCCGACAGCATGATCGCCCGGACGGAACTGGCCTGTGCCAGCGGCCAGGCGGCACTCCGGTACGCGTGGCTCGCTATCGCGGCCGGCCAGCTGGACACTGCGCTCGTCCTCGGCGTCGAGAAGATGAACCTGCCGGACGAACACGCCGCCGAGGCCCAGTCCGGGATGACGAACGTCATGGACCGCGAGTTCGACGGCGTCAACGGCCTCAACGCGCCCCCGTACTTCGCGATGGTCGCCCAGCGACACATGCACGAGTACGGGACGACGCGCGAACAGCTCGCGCAGGTCAGCGCGAAGAACAAGAGCCACGCGGCCCACAACGAGTTCGCGCAGTTCCAGGACGAAGTCTCCGTCGACGAGGTGATCGACTCGTTCCCGCTGTCTCCGCCGCTGTGTCTCTACGACTGTAGCGGTATCACCGACGGGGCTGCCGGGCTCATCCTCATGAGCGAGGAGAAGGCCCGCGAGGTGACCGACGAAGCGGCGTGGATAACCGGCAGTGGACAGGCGTGTTTCGCCAGCAACTCCGTCAACAACCTCCCGTCGATGTCCGCGTGGCCGCAGGCGACGACGGCGGCCGAGCAGGCCTACGACCAGGCGGGTATCGACGACCCGGTGGCGGAACTCGACGTGGCCGAAGTCCACGACTGCTTCTCGATCAGCGAGATCGTCGAGTACGAGGATCTGGGCTGGGTCGAGAAGGGCGAGGGCGGCCAGTTCGTCGAGGACGGTCGAAGCGCCCTCGACGGCGACATCGCCGTCAATCCGCGCGGTGGGTTGCTGGGCTGTGGCCACCCGCTCGGGGCCACGGGCGTCTCCCAGGCGCTGGAGATCTACAACCAGTTCAGGGGTGACGTTCCCGCCGAACGGCGCGTCCCCGACCCGGAGACCGGGCTGATACACAATCTCAGCGGGAGCGCCTCCGTCCACAGCGTCATGACCATGGCGCGTGGTCGACCATGAGCGACGACCGCGACGCGGTCGAGCTTCCGGACACCATCGAGCTCCCGCGGTTGCTCGACTTCTACGAGCTCCAGACGGCCGAGCACACCGGTATTCACGAGTTCTACGAGCGCCTCCGTGAGGGACAGCTCTCGACGACGCGGTGTTCGGACTGCGGCGACGTCCAGTTCCCCCCACGCATCGTCTGCCCGGAGTGCCACTCCGACGACCTCGAGTACGTCGACCTGCCGCACGAGGGCGAACTGTTCGCGTTCTCGATGGTCCGGGCGGGCGCGCCGCTTGGCATGGAAGACGAGGTTCCGTTCGTGACCGGCATCGTCGAGGTCGGGGACGTCCGCCTGTCGGCGCGCATCGACGGGGCCGACTACGACGACCTCGCCATCGGCGACCCCGTCGAACTGAACGTCGTCGAGATAGACGGTCCCGCCGACCACGAACGCGTCTTCTACCGATTCGAACCGAGGTGACTACACGTGCAAGATTACGAGCTTACCATCACGAAGTTCCTGCAACGCGCGGTCGAGCTCTTCGACCACAAGGAGATCGTCACGAAACTACCGGACGGAACGCTGCACCGGTACACGTACGGGGAGGCGTACGAACGGATCTGTCGACTCGCCCACGCACTCGACGACTTCGGCCTCGACCAGGGTGAGCGAGTGTCGGTGATGGCCGTCAACCACTTCCGCCACTACGAACTGTACTTCGGCCCCTCCTGCAGCGGCCGCAGCATCCACACGACGAACCACCGGCTCCCGAAGCACCACCTCACGCAGATGATCAACGAGGCCGAGGACCGGCTGTTGTTCGTCGACCCGGCGTTCGTCGAGACCGTCGAGGCCATCGCGGACGACCTCGAGACGGTCGAGCAGTACGTCGTCCTGGCCGACGAGGTGCCCCAGACCGACCTGGAACCGGTCGTCGACTACGAGTCGTTCATCGAGGGATACGAGACCGAGTACGACTGGCCCCGACTCGACGAGAACACGGAGTTCGCGCTCTGTTACACGTCCGGGACGACTGGCATGCCGAAGGGCGTGCAGTACTACCACCGGCGGATGTTCCTGCACACGCTGGTCCACGGCCACGTCGACGTGTTCGGCGTCGGGGAGAACGACGCGGTGATGCCCGTCGTCCCGATGTTCCACGTCAACGGGTGGGGCTTCCCCTACACGGCCACCTTCTACGGGTCGAAACTGGTCCTTCCCGGCCAGCACACCGACCCGCCCGGCGTCGCGGACCTCATTCACGAGGCGGGCGTGACCGTCGCTGCCGCCGTGCCGACGGTGTGGATCGAGATGGACTCGTATCTCGAATCGAACGACGACGTGACCCTCGAGAGCCTCGACCGCGTGCTTACCGGCGGGAGCGCCCCGCCGGCCTCGCTCATGCAGAAGTTCGAGGAAGTGTACGAGGCACCGATCTACCAGGGATACGGGATGACGGAAGCCTCGCCGCACCTCGTCAACACGTTCGAGACGACCGAGACGCGGGACCTTCCACAGGACGAGCACTACGAACTCATGCGCAAGGCCGGTATCCCGGCACCGGGCGCCCGGATCCGTCTCCGGAATCTGGACGGCGAAGCCGTCCCCCACGACGGTGAGTCGAAAGGAGAGATACAGGCCCGCTCGCCGTGGCTCACCGACGGGTACTTCAAGCGGCCCGACGCGAACGAGCACTCGTTCACGGAGGACGGCTGGTTCAGGACGGGCGACATCGCCACCATCGACGAGTACGGCTACCTCGACGTCGTCGATCGACTGGACGACGCCATCAAGAGCGGGGGCGAGTGGATCTCCTCCGTCGAACTGGAGAACTCGCTCATCGACGCCAGTGGCGTGGCCGAGGCGGCAGTCATCAGCGTTCCCCACGAGAAGTGGCAGGAACGACCGGTCGCGTTCGTCGTCACCGACGATGCCACCGTCGACGAGGCGTCGCTCCGTGACCACCTGCTGTCGAAATTCCCGAAGTGGTGGCTCCCGGACCAGTTCCGGTTCATCGACGAGATTCCGAAGACGACGACCCACAAGTTCGACAAGAAGACGCTCCGGGACCAGTTCCTCGACGAGCACGGGGAACTTCCCCACGACGCCTGAACGCGCGTTCGGCGTCGGGTCGAACGGCGGTCGAAACTGCAACTGAACACTCCCGGCCCTGCCTATTCGAGACAACGATGGAACTACTGGAACCGTCCGTGATACCGGCGGAGGCACAGGCACCGAAACAGCGCGCCCGTTCGTTCGCACGTGATCACGTCGCACCCGTCGCTGGCGAGTACTTCGCGTCGGGTGAGTACCCCATGGACGTGGTCCGTGCCGCGAGAGCAGAGGGGCTGGTCGCACAGGAGATTGACGCCGCGTACGGTGGCCACGGTCGGTCGCTGGCCCAGGTCGTCGCGACCATCGAGGAGTTCTTCCGGGCCGATGCGGGTATCGGCCTCGCGCTCGTCGGACAGAGTTTCGGGACGCGCGTCCTCCAGGCGTTCGGCACGGAGCGACAGAAAGAGACGTACCTCCGGCCCGTGGCCGAGGGCG
Proteins encoded:
- a CDS encoding 3-hydroxyacyl-CoA dehydrogenase/enoyl-CoA hydratase family protein, with product MDIEIDSLAVLGAGSMGHGIAEVAAMAGYDVVLRDVEDDLVQDGYDQIEWSLDKLAEKGQLDADPEDVLGRVSTAVELEAAVADADLVIEAAPEDLDLKQSVFAEVDEAAPDDAIIATNTSSLRIGDIAAATDRPERCCGMHFFNPPVKMDLVEVVGGEATADDVVDAAYEFVESLDKTPIRVRKDVPQFVVNNVLTPYMGEAGFMLDEGADDVRAVDAAMVFRRGYPMGPFELNDFGGLDVFAHTREQWDDPVPESISSRVEAGDVGRKAGAGFYEYEDGPGADYEPTQGDGVDTLRIEARMINEAARLVGQDVATPEDIDVGMRLGGGLPEGTCRTADKLGLDVALDKLRELHDATGAERYEPADYLVERVESGHTGEAAGRGFYDYRDGGPYHYVSHELTDDGVLSVVFDREERLNAFSTDMFDEVQRLLETVDQDDVACVVFEGAGDRAFSAGADITGFTTADPTDLMHVDESIETVYEFPRPTVAKIDGFCLGAGLELTLACDIRIAAEGSTLGSPEVDLGLIPGGGGTQRLVRLVGEPRAKELVFRGMHISAEQAADWGILNRAVPDEEFEAAVDEVVSDLVDGPRTALEVAKQVINEGQNASLETALSLESQGFGLLTTTDDMLEGVAAFNDDREPEFSDD
- a CDS encoding Zn-ribbon domain-containing OB-fold protein, whose amino-acid sequence is MSDDRDAVELPDTIELPRLLDFYELQTAEHTGIHEFYERLREGQLSTTRCSDCGDVQFPPRIVCPECHSDDLEYVDLPHEGELFAFSMVRAGAPLGMEDEVPFVTGIVEVGDVRLSARIDGADYDDLAIGDPVELNVVEIDGPADHERVFYRFEPR
- a CDS encoding long-chain fatty acid--CoA ligase, which codes for MQDYELTITKFLQRAVELFDHKEIVTKLPDGTLHRYTYGEAYERICRLAHALDDFGLDQGERVSVMAVNHFRHYELYFGPSCSGRSIHTTNHRLPKHHLTQMINEAEDRLLFVDPAFVETVEAIADDLETVEQYVVLADEVPQTDLEPVVDYESFIEGYETEYDWPRLDENTEFALCYTSGTTGMPKGVQYYHRRMFLHTLVHGHVDVFGVGENDAVMPVVPMFHVNGWGFPYTATFYGSKLVLPGQHTDPPGVADLIHEAGVTVAAAVPTVWIEMDSYLESNDDVTLESLDRVLTGGSAPPASLMQKFEEVYEAPIYQGYGMTEASPHLVNTFETTETRDLPQDEHYELMRKAGIPAPGARIRLRNLDGEAVPHDGESKGEIQARSPWLTDGYFKRPDANEHSFTEDGWFRTGDIATIDEYGYLDVVDRLDDAIKSGGEWISSVELENSLIDASGVAEAAVISVPHEKWQERPVAFVVTDDATVDEASLRDHLLSKFPKWWLPDQFRFIDEIPKTTTHKFDKKTLRDQFLDEHGELPHDA
- a CDS encoding thiolase C-terminal domain-containing protein, yielding MTRTVGIVGGGHTRWGDREATYKDLIQEAGKATFDDVSGVSPGDIEGLFVGSVQPERFAFQTHVAPMVAELLGIAPDSMIARTELACASGQAALRYAWLAIAAGQLDTALVLGVEKMNLPDEHAAEAQSGMTNVMDREFDGVNGLNAPPYFAMVAQRHMHEYGTTREQLAQVSAKNKSHAAHNEFAQFQDEVSVDEVIDSFPLSPPLCLYDCSGITDGAAGLILMSEEKAREVTDEAAWITGSGQACFASNSVNNLPSMSAWPQATTAAEQAYDQAGIDDPVAELDVAEVHDCFSISEIVEYEDLGWVEKGEGGQFVEDGRSALDGDIAVNPRGGLLGCGHPLGATGVSQALEIYNQFRGDVPAERRVPDPETGLIHNLSGSASVHSVMTMARGRP